The nucleotide window GGTCGATGTCGAGGTTCTCTGTGGCGCCTCGGCTTGGACCCGAAGATGGGAGTATCAGCGCGACGAAAACTGGCCACAGTGTCTTCTGTTGCTTTCGGAGGGAGTCAACGTGAGGAGACCGCAGGCCTTGATCGCGCGTGCGGACGGGTTCTCGTTCATCGAGGTCATCGTGGTCATGGCGATGATCGGCGTGGTCGCCGTCTTCTGCCTCCCGACGTTCATCGGTTTCATGCAGGCTCAGCGAACGAAAAGCGCGGCCCGGGAGCTCGTCGCCATGCTGAATCAGGCGCGCCACCTTGCCGTTACCCGCAACACGGCCTTCAGCATCGAGGTCCGGGCGACTCCGCGAGGAAGTCAGCTGCGCTATTGCTCGGGCATGACGACACCGTGTCCAGGAGCCAATGTCTGGGCAGGACCTGGAAC belongs to Candidatus Methylomirabilota bacterium and includes:
- a CDS encoding GspH/FimT family pseudopilin is translated as MIARADGFSFIEVIVVMAMIGVVAVFCLPTFIGFMQAQRTKSAARELVAMLNQARHLAVTRNTAFSIEVRATPRGSQLRYCSGMTTPCPGANVWAGPGTGANGWMGMANGDRIVFSPQITFSSLGAASSAGTLRVQNAEGSSCLDVVVSPAGRIRIALAGACP